The following coding sequences lie in one Anguilla rostrata isolate EN2019 chromosome 8, ASM1855537v3, whole genome shotgun sequence genomic window:
- the stambpb gene encoding STAM binding protein b — translation MADHNDVSLLPVERVRALTKKGSSVDINEDVPPRRYFRSGMEMIRMANVYTEEGNAEHAFVLYNKYITLFFEKLPKHRDYKTANIPEKKDTMKKLKEVAFPQAEELKKGLLKQYEKEYAEYLIKRKAEEAALARELSRQRELDAERQRVAEMQKRQKEQEQFTAFEEMIRRQELEKERQRIVQEFKGPGAPPIDGPLLPGVQGPPQSIVATPTPPQSPENTPTKTSPSALPAAPPIFDRSLKPGSLGSTGNNVMVDGLRQLVVPAELCQKFLKLADANTIRAVETCGILCGKLTQNAFTVTHVIVPKQCGGPDFCDTENEEELFLIQDQYNLITLGWIHTHPTQTAFLSSVDLHTHCSYQMMLPESIAIVCSPKFNETGYFRLTDYGMDEISSCKQKGFHPHPKEPPLFSAGGHVDITDSSVTVLDLR, via the exons ATGGCAGACCACAACGACGTGAGTTTGCTGCCAGTGGAGCGGGTGCGTGCCCTCACCAAGAAGGGCAGCTCGGTAGACATCAACGAGGACGTGCCCCCTCGCCGTTACTTCCGCTCGGGCATGGAAATGATCCGCATGGCGAACGTGTACACTGAGGAGGGGAACGCAGAGCACGCCTTTGTGCTTTACAACAAGTACATCAC GCTTTTCTTTGAGAAACTTCCTAAGCATCGGGACTACAAAACCGCCAACATTCCAGAGAAGAAGGACACGATGAAG AAGCTGAAAGAAGTAGCCTTTCCCCAAGCTGAGGAGCTGAAGAAAGGCCTTTTGAAGCAGTATGAGAAGGAGTATGCAGAGTATCTTATTAAAAGG AAAGCGGAGGAGGCGGCCCTGGCTCGAGAGCTGTCGCGGCAGAGGGAGCTGGACGCTGAAAGGCAGCGGGTGGCTGAGATGCAGAAGCGGcagaaggagcaggagcagtTCACCGCCTTCGAGGAGATGATCCGGCGGCAGGAGTTGGAGAAGGAGCGCCAGCGGATCGTCCAGGAGTTCAAGGGCCCCGGCGCCCCCCCGATCGATGGCCCCCTCCTCCCGGGTGTCCAGGGACCCCCGCAGTCCAtcgtggccacgcccacccccccacagagcCCAGAAAACACTCCCACCAAAACCAGCCCCTCGGCTCTCCCTGCAGCGCCCCCCATATTCGACCGCTCTCTCAAGCCCGGGTCACTGGGTAGCACTGGAAACA ATGTTATGGTGGATGGACTGCGGCAGTTGGTGGTACCCGCTGAGCTCTGTCAGAAGTTCCTTAAGCTGGCGGATGCCAACACAATACGGGCAGTGGAGACTTGCGGCATCCTCTGCGGTAAACTG ACTCAGAATGCCTTCACGGTGACCCACGTGATCGTGCCCAAACAGTGTGGAGGGCCTGATTTCTGCGACACGGAGAACGAAGAGGAGCTCTtcctgatccaggatcagtacAATCTCATCACCCTGGGCTGGATCCAT acacaccccacacagacTGCCTTCCTGTCCAGTGTGGACCTGCACACTCACTGTTCCTACCAGATGATGCTGCCGGAATCCATTGCAATCGTTTGCTCCCCAAAGTTCAACGA GACTGGATACTTCCGGCTCACAGACTATGGAATGGATGAGATCTCGTCCTGCAAGCAGAAAGgcttccacccccaccccaaagaaCCCCCACTGTTCTCT GCTGGAGGACACGTGGACATCACGGACAGCAGTGTGACTGTACTGGACCTGCGGTGA
- the LOC135261281 gene encoding V-type proton ATPase subunit B, brain isoform, translating into MAMKAIRGIVDGAMTELSSAVSGTKAAMTREHVQAVSRDYISQPRLTYKTVSGVNGPLVILDHVKFPRYAEIVHLTLPDGTKRSGQVLEVSGSKAVVQVFEGTSGIDAQKTSCEFTGDILRTPVSEDMLGRVFNGSGKPIDRGPMVLAEDYLDIMGQPINPQCRIYPEEMIQTGISAIDGMNSIARGQKIPIFSAAGLPHNEIAAQICRQAGLVKKSKDVMDYSADNFAIVFAAMGVNMETARFFKSDFEENGSMDNVCLFLNLANDPTIERIITPRLALTTAEFLAYQCEKHVLVILTDMSSYAEALREVSAAREEVPGRRGFPGYMYTDLATIYERAGRVEGRNGSITQIPILTMPNDDITHPIPDLTGYITEGQIYVERQLHNRQIYPPINVLPSLSRLMKSAIGEGMTRKDHADVSNQLYACYAIGKDVQAMKAVVGEEALTSDDLLYLEFLQKFEKNFIAQGAYENRTVFETLDIGWQLLRIFPKEMLKRIPQSTLAEFYPRDSKH; encoded by the exons ATGGCAATGAAGGCGATCAGAGGAATAGTCGACGGAGCCATGACCGAGCTTTCTTCAGCTGTCAGTGGGACTAAAGCTGCCATGACTCGTGAACACGTACAAGCCGTCAGCCGAGACTACATATCACAGCCGCGACTCA CTTATAAAACAGTGTCTGGTGTCAATGGTCCTCTGGTTATTTTGGATCATGTGAAG TTCCCCAGGTATGCAGAGATTGTCCACCTGACCCTTCCTGATGGCACAAAAAGAAGTGGACAGGTACTGGAGGTCAGCGGGTCCAAGGCAGTGGTGCAG GTCTTTGAAGGAACCTCTGGTATTGATGCCCAAAAGACAAGCTGTGAATTTACCGGTGATATCTTGCGCACACCTGTATCAGAAGACATGCTGG GTCGTGTTTTCAACGGGTCAGGAAAACCCATCGACAGGGGGCCCATGGTCTTGGCCGAAGACTATCTGGACATCATGG GGCAGCCTATTAACCCACAGTGCCGAATATACCCAGAGGAGATGATCCAGACCGGCATATCCGCCATTGATGGCATGAACAGCATCGCCAGAGGACAAAAGATCCCCATCTTCTCTGCTGCTGGTTTGCCACACAATGAG ATTGCTGCACAGATCTGCCGCCAGGCTGGTCTGGTGAAGAAATCCAAAGATGTGATGGATTACAGTGCAGACAACTTTGCCATTGTGTTTGCCGCTATGGGG GTTAACATGGAAACTGCTAGGTTCTTCAAGTCTGACTTTGAGGAGAATGGATCTATGGACAATGTGTGTCTCTTCCTTAACTTGGCCAATGACCCCAC GATTGAGCGAATCATCACCCCTCGTCTAGCCCTCACTACTGCCGAGTTCCTGGCCTACCAGTGTGAGAAGCACGTGCTGGTCATTCTCACCGACATGAGCTCCTACGCCGAGGCTCTCCGAGAG GTGTCTGCGGCCAGGGAGGAGGTGCCCGGCCGACGTGGTTTCCCAGGCTACATGTACACAGACCTGGCCACCATCTACGAGAGAGCCGGCCGCGTGGAGGGTCGCAATGGCTCCATTACCCAGATCCCCATCCTCACCATGCCCAACGACG ATATCACTCACCCTATCCCAGATCTGACTGGCTACATCACAGAGGGCCAGATCTATGTGGAAAGACAACTGCATAACCGACAG ATCTACCCCCCTATCAATGTGCTGCCCTCTCTGTCCCGGCTGATGAAGTCCGCCATCGGAGAAGGGATGACTCGGAAGGACCATGCCGATGTGTCCAACCAGCTG TATGCCTGCTATGCCATCGGGAAGGATGTGCAGGCCATGAAAGCTGTAGTGGGAGAAGAAGCTCTGACATCTGATGACCTGCTATACCTGGAGTTCCTGCAGAAGTTTGAGAAAAACTTCATTGCTCAGG GTGCTTATGAGAACCGCACCGTGTTTGAGACCCTGGACATAGGCTGGCAGCTTTTGAGAATTTTCCCTAAGGAGATGCTGAAGAGAATCCCTCAGAGCACCTTGGCCGAGTTCTACCCACGAGACTCCAAACActag
- the LOC135261280 gene encoding uncharacterized protein LOC135261280 — protein sequence MSGKIWRFSCCQKKKERGQHLSKSKQKGKEIHGVSLQPSTSGIDIDHVNDFRESGGQNEQPERTTKEFLSSTPVEQKQNTGIKDRGDHVHAQNIRAGVTLNGFEEKDFVDKVGSSVVPSSEGERDYQLIKLQLDTAQTEKQKLEAQVLQANQNVRDLRHEIAVLQKRLQVAENRLPNLPPLCPPPPPPLPPPAQPHVNPLRALLTIIQKRRNSRDPNICPLQDVGPLPGSPEDTEASYNHQCPGMNEVLEMIRNGVSLRHVIQVHKESFRAGEDGAEPAGSQLVPELQKILKRRKVSADKHVSDGSCDGSMEEDPGSRGPSPQRDDPAPRSSPGEGSLQSPPQRENLTQDTGDADGEVDEGQSDGDAGSTASTLPLTSPLDQGLVRSVNASPCPDGPATDTSSGQPHMEGPGSNDLRTNSENRVLPADHGVTVDASLQSDCSPNLPDQSPVLRYLNWDRWSGVDLKNALPFKSIFKSVSFMTNSNGGEKIALQNPQDPRSESLEALESDRGGQSFGSADSGEGVSEGAHGQFSLLHDMLKPPTAPSGACEEQAHTAIASEVARVLNPEFLEESVDGPELGSPLPENQPGLKGPAFVPPERGSVPHCF from the exons atgtcggGGAAGATTTGGCGTTTTAGTtgttgtcaaaaaaagaaagaacgag GCCAACATCtgtcaaaatcaaaacaaaaaggcaaagaaaTTCATGGCGTGTCACTTCAGCCG AGTACAAGCGGTATCGATATCGACCATGTCAACGATTTTCGTGAAAGTGGTGGGCAAAACGAACAGCCGGAAAGGACGACTAAAGAGTTTCTGAGCAGTACACCCgttgaacagaaacaaaacacaggcatcAAAG ACAGGGGAGACCACGTACATGCTCAAAACATCAGAGCTGGAGTAACTTTGAACGGGTTTGAAGAGAAAGACTTTGTTGACAAG GTTGGTAGCTCGGTGGTCCCATCGTCAGAAGGCGAGAGGGACTACCAGCTAATCAAGCTGCAGCTGGACACTGCACAGACGGAAAAGCAAAAGCTCGAGGCTCAAGTGCTCCAGGCCAATCAGAATGTTCGAGACCTTCGACATGAAA ttgCTGTGTTGCAGAAGCGCCTCCAGGTAGCGGAGAACCGGCTGCCAAACCTGCCTCCCCTTTgcccgcctcctccgcccccactccccccaccagCTCAGCCGCACGTCAACCCTCTCCG AGCTTTATTGACAATAATCCAGAAAAGAAGAAACTCCAGGGATCCTAACATCTGCCCGCTGCAGGACGTGGGCCCTCTTCCTGGCAGCCCAGAGGACACTG AGGCTTCCTATAATCACCAGTGTCCTGGGATGAATGAAGTTTTGGAGATGATCCGCAACGGTGTCTCGCTTCGACACGTCATTCAGGTGCACAAG GAGAGCTTCCGAGCCGGCGAGGACGGCGCAGAGCCTGCTGGGAGTCAGCTGGTGCCGGAGCTGCAGAAGATCCTGAAGAGGAGAAAGGTGTCCGCGGACAAGCACGTCTCAG ACGGCTCATGCGACGGCTCTATGGAGGAGGACCCCGGCTCGCGCGGGCCGAGTCCTCAGCGGGACGATCCCGCCCCGAGGAGCAGCCCTGGGGAGGGCAGTCTCCAGAGCCCCCCCCAGCGGGAGAATCTCACACAGGACACCGGAGATGCAGACGG TGAAGTGGATGAAGGACAGAGTGACGGAGATGCAGGCAGTACTGCGAGCACCCTCCCCCTCACCAGTCCACTGGACCAAGGCCTGGTACGTTCGGTCAATGCGTCTCCATGCCCAGATGGACCCGCTACGGACACTAGCAGTGGGCAGCCTCACATGGAAGGACCTGGTTCAAATGATCTGAGGACCAACTCTGAGAACCGGGTCCTCCCAGCTGACCATGGAGTTACGGTCGATGCCTCTCTACAATCAGACTGCTCTCCCAACTTGCCGGACCAAAGTCCGGTGCTCCGGTACCTAAACTGGGACAGGTGGAGCGGTGTAGACCTGAAGAACGCCTTGCCCTTCAAGTCCATCTTTAAATCCGTCTCGTTCATGACCAACAGCAACGGCGGGGAGAAAATCGCCCTGCAGAACCCCCAGGACCCCAGGAGCGAGTCTCTGGAAGCCCTGGAGTCCGACCGCGGTGGCCAGAGTTTCGGAAGCGCCGATTCCGGCGAAGGCGTTTCCGAGGGCGCGCACGGGCAGTTCTCCCTGCTGCACGACATGCTGAAGCCTCCCACGGCCCCGTCTGGAGCGTGCGAAGAGCAGGCCCACACCGCCATCGCCAGCGAGGTCGCCCGCGTCCTCAATCCTGAGTTTTTAGAGGAGAGCGTGGACGGGCCCGAGCTGGGCAGCCCGCTTCCCGAAAACCAACCCGGTCTTAAAGGCCCTGCCTTCGTTCCTCCAGAGAGAGGCTCGGTCCCACACTGTTTTTGA